A DNA window from Gasterosteus aculeatus chromosome 16, fGasAcu3.hap1.1, whole genome shotgun sequence contains the following coding sequences:
- the cdca7a gene encoding cell division cycle-associated protein 7a — MPATRSKKLAAQPPSTRMSLRSFRSVPLVPMETSSSSSDDSCDSFGSDGGFANTRMILRPTRRTSEKPKAFKASSEEDTCSGFEESGINSQMKAMKVDAEPPRRGRRPNVLKVAMTFPTKKTCKRPASQLPQITVQESDSEEEENFIDKRALNIKENKEMLAKLMAELNKVPGLFPGRRSASASTTPRRSTGGRWTNGERPSRPHTRSRTQVDGPPSPTPEEDPEDVFSLVRRSRYFEEADEPARRRCYSGVKAIAHVVRPVDDITEAELQSICNNVREKVYNRSTGSTCHQCRQKTTDTKTNCRNPECVGVRGQFCGPCLRNRYGEEVRDALLDPEWLCPPCRGICNCSFCRARDGRCATGVLVYLAKYHGFDNVHAYLKSLKKELEERGE; from the exons atgCCAGCCACCCGCTCCAAG AAACTGGCGGCCCAGCCTCCATCCACCAGGATGAGCTTGAGGAGCTTCCGCAGCGTCCCTCTGGTTCCCATGGAGacgtcctcttcttcctctgacgACAGTTGTGATAGCTTCGGCTCCGACGGAGGCTTTGCAAACACG AGGATGATTTTAAGACCGACGAGGAGGACGTCAGAGAAACCGAAGGCGTTCAAGGCTTCGTCGGAGGAGGACACGTGCAGCGGGTTTGAGGAGAGTGGGATTAACAGCCAGATGAAGGCCATG AAAGTAGACGCTGAACCTCCGAGACGTGGCCGCAGGCCCAACGTCCTGAAGGTCGCCATGACCTTCCCCACCAAGAAAACCTGCAAGAGGCCGGCGTCCCAACTCCCCCAAATTACAGTTCAGGAGTCCGactctgaggaagaagagaactTCATCGACAAGAGAGCCCTGaatattaaggagaacaaagaaatG CTGGCAAAGCTCATGGCCGAGCTGAACAAAGTGCCCGGACTTTTCCCCGGACGGAGGTCAGCGTCTGCGTCCACCACG CCCCGCCGGTCCACGGGAGGCCGTTGGACAAACGGCGAGCGCCCGTCCCGCCCACACACCCGGTCCCGCACGCAGGTGGACGGACCCCCCAGCCCGACGCCAGAAGAAGACCCCGAGGACGTCTTCAGTCTGGTTCGCCGAAGTCGCTACTTCGAGGAAGCCGACGAGCCG gcCCGCCGGCGCTGCTACAGCGGCGTGAAGGCCATCGCCCACGTGGTGAGGCCTGTGGACGACATCACGGAGGCGGAGCTGCAGAGCATCTGCAACAACGTGCGGGAGAAGGTCTACAACAGATCCACC GGATCCACTTGCCACCAGTGCCGCCAGAAAACGACCGACACCAAAACCAACTGCCGTAACCCGGAGTGCgtgggggtcaggggtcagttCTGCGGCCCCTGTCTTCGTAACCGCTACGGGGAGGAGGTCCGCGACGCGCTGCTGGATCCG GAGTGGCTGTGTCCGCCGTGCAGAGGGATCTGCAACTGCAGCTTCTGTCGGGCCCGAGACGGCCGCTGCGCCACGGGAGTGCTGGTGTACCTGGCGAAGTACCATGGATTCGATAACGTGCACGCCTACCTGAAAAG CTTGAAAAAGGAGCTGGAAGAGAGAGGCGAGTGA